Proteins found in one Armatimonadia bacterium genomic segment:
- a CDS encoding GTP-binding protein — protein sequence MARQKFERTKPHVNIGTIGHVDHGKTTLTAAITMCL from the coding sequence ATGGCTAGGCAGAAATTCGAGCGGACAAAGCCACACGTGAATATCGGCACGATCGGTCACGTGGATCACGGGAAGACGACGCTGACGGCGGCCATCACGATGTGCTTG